ATgctatttctttaaataaatttattgacagttccaatttgaaaaaaaaaaaaaaaaaaacctcttactTCAGCCCTCGTCTCCAATCCCATATATATGAGCCTTTTTTGGACAAATTATAGTGACATCCAGCTGAAGAAAATAGACCATTTAGTACATGGGCTATGCCTAGCTGTTCACTACGCGTAGTCTTGGTCTTCCAGTTCAAACACCAGACATGGAACTGcttctgaaaaaacaaaagaacatgCCCTAAGCAGAAAAGAATTTCtcaccttttcctttccttttctgtttAGGCTGTGTAAATATATCTCTCTTGAAATAAAAGtcgttgattttttaaagagatCGTCACTTAAAAGTCCGCTAGTGTTCGACAAATGCATTTCCTCAACGAGGAAAATGCCAGGAGATCCTTCTCTCAACACGGGCACAACACAATTCTGCTATTAAAAGCACTGGCAACAGCACTGCATGCCAGCTGTTAGTCCTACAGGCAAGTGTACCATCATGGAAGGTGAGAAACAGCCTATGCTTCATCTTTTTCATCTCAATGTGTTCTATTAATAAATGGAAGTGACATGCAAACAATTTATGAAGCGTTGTTTgctaactttttcttttttcttttttttttctttttttaaatgttggTGTCCAAGCTAATTTAAGTataccttaattaatttcataaatcttaaaattaacaaacatataaattttcaataacagCGTTCTGCTAACTaaacttttattaaaacttaGACAATTAAAGAAAGTTTAGATGTACATAATATGACATATTAGAAAGTTATtatgtataatttatataatatttttaatagtttttagcTATTTTAGCTAAGGCAATAAAGAGCATAGATGCTtgttaacaaacataaaaaggaCTGAGAAGTATATATAGCTTTCTAAAACACGATCACCCAGCAGCATGTCAAGACCTCACAAAGGGTAATCTATCTTGCCTCTAAGACTGAAATTGAACATTCGTTAGCTGAAGACGGTTTGATCATGCTGGAAGAATAACTTGCTTCAAAAAGATCCCTTTCCGTGAAAAAACCTGGATGTTTAGGCTTAGGCAGTGCATCATTATTACCTAACATCAAAACTGCACGTGACATGGTTGGCCTATGTTCTGGTTTGTCTTGCACGCAAAGTAGAGCCACGTGAATCGAACGCAGCACTTCAGATGAATAGCATGTTATAGCTATTGATTCTGCTGCCAGTTCCAAAGGCCTGCCTTCCATAAACAGTCTCCAAGCCTGGTAAACAAACCGAGGCATCCAAtacaatttcattaaaaaatatttacaaatttgGTCTCTAGAAACTCGAGGATCCAAATGATATTGGGTACCGTTGTCAGGCTGGATTTTCGAACTTTCTacaattttttcatgtattgcAAGTGTCTAAGTGAACCTAACGTTGGCACACAAAAGTTAAGTGAAATGAAGAGTCTAAGTTCCATGATTTTAACACTTACATGCCCCAGGAGGTTCATGTGGTGGTCTGGATGACGGAATCCTCTGTTCCTGCTCCCACTCACTATCTCAAGCGCCAATACACCGAAGCCAAAGACATCTGATTTTAGTGAGTAGAGCCCAAAATTTGCATACTCAGGGGAAATGTAGCCACTGCACATATTCGTTTGTAGAATGTTGAGTTGTATTTGTGAGAACGGAAGATAAAATCGTATGATGGATGACAAACTTACTAAGTTCCGACCACTTTATTTGTATTGGCTTCAATTTCATTTCCTCCCAAACTTCTAGCCAGGCCAAAGTCTGAAATTTTCGGGTTCAGTTCATAATCCAATAAAATATTGTCGGCTTTAAGATCTCTATGAATTACTCTTAGTCTTGAATCTTGGTGAAGATAAAGGAGTCCTCGAGCAATCCCGTTGATAATGTTGTAGCGCTTAGGCCAATCTAGAAGCAATCTGTGTCTTTCATCTGCCAAATTTTCGCCCAAATCTATTTATTCTAGCTCTTATCAGATTCCCAAATGCATATGAAAAACTTGGAGAAATGGTAATGCAAACTTAATACTTGatgaagtttcaattaaaattactgATAGATAAGCCAGCATGCGTGACTATGGAAGTGGAGAAACACTTCCCTCCAGGCTGGTTTCTCAATGGTTGTGAAGGAAAAATGCATATCAAATAGTCTTTTCACTTCCCTTCTCAGCTGAAAATTTCATGTTATTTACAGAACTAGCGTAGGGTTTTGAGATATTCATACCAAAAATGAAGAAGTCCAAGCTTTTGTTAGGACAAAACTCGTAGATCAAAATCATCTCATCTTCTTCAATGCTGCATCCTAGAAGCTTCACTAGATTCCGATGCTGAAGTTTCACGATAAGCTTGACTTCATTTTTGAACTCATCGAGTCCTTGTCTTGAATTCTTGGAGAGTCTCTTCACAGCTATTTCACGTCCATCTTTCAATTCTCCCTGCAAATATTCTCTCATAATCATAAGCAACAGTTTGTCTTGTGAAACCTGTAATATATGGTGCGTACAATGCCGCATACTACTTGCATCTGTTGGAAAATCTAATGTCGGAACACTTTCCCAACAGTCATTAGGTATGCTTAGAAAGTATCTGTCCATTGGAAGCCAACAAATTGCTTATTGTTTATAGGTCAGCTATTACCTTGTAAACAGGTCCGAAACCCCCTTCTCCGAGTTTATTGTCAGCAGAAAAGTTATTTGTTGCACAAGCCACTATACCCAAATCAAACAACGGTAAGTCCAGATCCTCTTTCATGTGCTTCTTACGTGAATTTCTTTCCAAAGCACCTGTCATTTGTCATGCAAGCAAAAATCTTGTGAATAACAAGAAGCAGGGGATCTGATCTATTCTCTTTTATACTAAAATTTCTTTTAGACATCTATACAAGGAGGTCCTAAAAtcgaaaataaactaaaattccCATCCTAAAATCAGCAGATCGAACCATGAGTAATTAGAAGCTCATGGTGAATAACgtactgttttttttcttccaaacatACAAGAACAAGGCTTGGCCGAGGAACAGAATTGTTGCAGACAACACTGTGCTTACTATGATCCTTCTCTTCACTTTGGATTTAGTATTCATCTTCGCACCATCACCATAATCTACACcatggaagagaaaaaaaaaggagttagaGGACAATACCCATCGTAtgtactttttattttagtatgaCAGAGAATAGATCAGATCATTCTAAGCATACATAATGACTGTGGTcatactaaaataattatactCTAGGCAGAGCAAATCAGTCTATGATGTTACAAAGTGATGTATCATTCAATGCTGTTATTATGCTGAAAGCTCTTCTAAGCCAAATGATATTTTGATCTGTGCTTGCCAAGCTATCATGCTATATACATAGATTAGCACATGCTTAAATGCATATAAAGGAAGTTTCATAGCATCATCTGACAAATGTTCTGTAAAACTATGATGTATATGATAAAGATTTGCTTTTAATTCATTTGATGTCCCATCTTAGATCTTGCTAGAGTGCAATTGCTATCAACTTTTCTAGACTGAGGATAAATTCATACCTAGTTCTGATTCAGCCATCCGTATATAAACATCTATATCGTTTTCATGAAGTATTCTGATATCAATCAGGTCACCGAACCAAAGCAAGCACCCACTTCCTCCATGCCTGATGTCCAAATTTGAATATGCTGAACAGCTGCAGTTCGTTAAGCAAGTGTTTTTGCAGTCCTCCAGGTTCATGCTCGTGTTTAAACATGATGTTCTTGTCTCGGGCAACCTCACTGCGGAGAGCTTTTCTAAACCCATCACCTGAACAATTTAGTGGAGTCTTTCTAACACAACCTTTTGACCAATCCATCATGTTCCAGTCTCTTGAAACATTAGGTATAAATCCATTCAAGCAATCACAGATTGGAGAGTTGTTAATATTACAGATACTATTTAAACCACACAGTGCATAACGATCACAATAACCTGTATTTGGTGCCCCGTATAATAACCAACTCTGTTTCCGCTCAATCCACTTGAGGTTGTGGATATCACCATTTTGACTTTGCACGACCCTCCAATGTGTTGAATTATTAGTTAGATGCTCTGTATAATATACCTCCTTCTCATtggaaacaaattcaaatttgtaTATGGGATTCGGTTTTAAAGAAGGCGTGCCACTGAACCGCAGACCATTCCACGGCCCAGACCGGGACAGCACTTTTGACTTTTCCATCACTAATATCTCTGTGTATCCATAAGGAACAAGTTTACATGTAACGTTACCATTAGAAGGATCATCAGGTGACTTCCATGCTGTCAGGTACCAGTCCATGCCTG
This is a stretch of genomic DNA from Populus alba chromosome 11, ASM523922v2, whole genome shotgun sequence. It encodes these proteins:
- the LOC140954186 gene encoding G-type lectin S-receptor-like serine/threonine-protein kinase At4g27290, which encodes MAYIHILVFCSSMLLVLETATGIDTINTTQYIRDGDTITSAEGTYVLGFFSPGKSKNRYLGIWYGKISVQTIVWVANTEIPLNDLSGFLRLTDEGILVLLNRSGSVVWSSSTSTPVRNPVARLLDSGNLVVKEKGDNNLENTLWQSFQHPGNTLLPEMKLGRNKVTGMDWYLTAWKSPDDPSNGNVTCKLVPYGYTEILVMEKSKVLSRSGPWNGLRFSGTPSLKPNPIYKFEFVSNEKEVYYTEHLTNNSTHWRVVQSQNGDIHNLKWIERKQSWLLYGAPNTGYCDRYALCGLNSICNINNSPICDCLNGFIPNVSRDWNMMDWSKGCVRKTPLNCSGDGFRKALRSEVARDKNIMFKHEHEPGGLQKHLLNELQLFSIFKFGHQAWRKWVLALVR
- the LOC118047489 gene encoding G-type lectin S-receptor-like serine/threonine-protein kinase SD1-1 — encoded protein: MTGALERNSRKKHMKEDLDLPLFDLGIVACATNNFSADNKLGEGGFGPVYKGELKDGREIAVKRLSKNSRQGLDEFKNEVKLIVKLQHRNLVKLLGCSIEEDEMILIYEFCPNKSLDFFIFDERHRLLLDWPKRYNIINGIARGLLYLHQDSRLRVIHRDLKADNILLDYELNPKISDFGLARSLGGNEIEANTNKVVGTYGYISPEYANFGLYSLKSDVFGFGVLALEIVSGSRNRGFRHPDHHMNLLGHAWRLFMEGRPLELAAESIAITCYSSEVLRSIHVALLCVQDKPEHRPTMSRAVLMLGNNDALPKPKHPGFFTERDLFEASYSSSMIKPSSANECSISVLEAR